One stretch of Arthrobacter polaris DNA includes these proteins:
- a CDS encoding YeiH family protein, translating to MNEEATAQSTTRTDGNSADSLSITRRSSRSTLKYLPGIGVCVAGALSWFGARYLTGVSPLLLAILAGAVWRNVFRVPLSLSPGIAFSSKKLLRTGIVLLGLQLSLSAILGLGPGVLVVVFLSVGVTFGLTLWIGQLLGISLSQRLLIAAGFSICGAAAVAATENATKAKQEEVASAIGLVVLFGTLMIPLVPFLGRLLGMSDESLGMWIGASTHEVAQVVAAGGAVGSSALAVAVTVKLARVVTLAPIIAGVTLYMHRNKAVAGTRRPPLVPLFVVGFVLTMLLRSTGVLPDSILSIAQNLQTLLLASAMFALGLGVHLRGLVRSGGKSLILGVLSTLVILTVSLGGTLLFPPQ from the coding sequence ATGAACGAAGAAGCCACAGCGCAGTCAACTACGCGCACAGATGGAAATTCCGCAGATAGCCTTTCCATAACGAGGCGTAGTTCTCGGTCCACTTTAAAATACCTACCAGGTATCGGAGTGTGCGTTGCCGGGGCGCTCTCTTGGTTTGGTGCTCGGTATCTGACGGGAGTCAGCCCATTACTGCTAGCCATTCTGGCAGGAGCTGTGTGGAGGAACGTTTTCCGTGTCCCACTCAGCTTGTCACCGGGCATCGCCTTCTCTTCAAAGAAGCTCCTCCGAACCGGTATCGTGCTTTTGGGTCTCCAGCTTTCGCTGTCTGCCATCCTTGGGCTTGGTCCTGGTGTGTTAGTGGTTGTGTTTCTATCAGTAGGAGTCACCTTCGGACTTACCCTGTGGATCGGACAGCTGTTGGGCATCAGCCTGTCTCAGCGTCTATTGATTGCGGCAGGCTTTTCTATTTGCGGCGCCGCAGCAGTCGCTGCAACCGAAAATGCCACCAAAGCGAAGCAAGAGGAAGTCGCATCTGCCATCGGACTGGTAGTGCTCTTCGGAACACTCATGATTCCGTTAGTTCCGTTCTTAGGCCGTCTCCTCGGCATGTCGGATGAGTCTTTGGGAATGTGGATCGGCGCTTCGACACACGAAGTTGCCCAAGTTGTCGCAGCGGGAGGTGCAGTTGGAAGCAGTGCATTGGCAGTTGCTGTTACCGTCAAGTTGGCCCGTGTCGTGACTTTGGCGCCCATCATCGCAGGTGTCACTCTCTATATGCATCGAAATAAGGCAGTGGCCGGAACCCGTCGACCACCTTTGGTACCACTCTTTGTGGTCGGGTTCGTTTTGACCATGCTGCTTCGCAGCACAGGCGTGCTTCCGGACAGCATTCTCTCCATCGCACAAAATCTGCAGACGCTACTATTGGCGTCGGCTATGTTTGCCCTCGGGCTCGGCGTTCATCTCCGTGGCCTCGTCCGCTCCGGTGGAAAATCACTCATCCTAGGCGTACTTTCTACACTTGTGATTCTCACTGTTTCCCTTGGCGGCACCTTACTCTTCCCGCCGCAGTAG
- a CDS encoding DUF6431 domain-containing protein yields the protein MMIVVAAEQTEAALWTGEISCPDCTGRLHXHGHARTRTVRGLGDTRVSVRPPRARCVGCGRTQMMLPAALSVRRADTVEVIGTALAAKAVGGGHRTIAALLGHPVSTVRRWLRRVPXSHTQWLYEQAVQHAFRLDPDTLARPKSWPSMLGWSLNILAGAALAYRQRVSTDLPPWTVIGYFTRGSLLSPPPPT from the coding sequence ATGATGATCGTGGTCGCCGCCGAGCAGACCGAGGCGGCCTTGTGGACAGGGGAAATATCCTGCCCCGACTGCACGGGGCGGTTGCACNCCCACGGGCACGCCCGCACCCGGACCGTGCGTGGCCTGGGCGATACCAGGGTGAGCGTGCGTCCACCACGCGCCCGATGTGTCGGCTGTGGCCGCACCCAGATGATGTTGCCTGCGGCGCTGTCCGTACGCCGTGCCGACACTGTGGAGGTCATCGGGACCGCGCTGGCAGCCAAGGCAGTCGGCGGTGGCCACCGCACGATCGCCGCACTGTTGGGGCACCCTGTCTCGACCGTGCGCCGCTGGCTGAGACGGGTACCCNCGTCTCATACTCAGTGGCTGTACGAGCAGGCAGTGCAGCACGCGTTCCGCCTCGACCCGGATACCCTGGCCCGTCCCAAGTCCTGGCCGAGCATGCTCGGCTGGAGCCTGAACATTCTTGCCGGTGCCGCGCTGGCCTACCGGCAACGTGTATCCACCGATCTGCCACCTTGGACGGTGATCGGGTACTTCACGCGAGGTAGCCTACTCAGCCCACCACCGCCCACCTAA
- a CDS encoding integrase core domain-containing protein, whose product MTTFCVEHEISRKTFYKIKARARDEGQAAALEPRSRRPKNSPTQVSEDRKDEAAKVRAALESSGLDHGPISVHDKXGGLGMDAPSESSLARIFREXGVARVEPKKKPRAAHRRFVYPAPNACWQLDATEYVLTGGRKCVIFQLQDDHSRLAVATHVASGETSEAALAVVKKGIAARGVPQRLLTDNGVALNPSRRGWEGQLVSYVSSLGVEAITGKPYKPTTQGKNERFHQTLFRWLDKQPLAHTHAELQAQVDRFDQIYNTERPHQGLPGRITPQQSWDATAVAEAPRPKPVPSLPQPQLPLPAAQPWHAPDAAATDCAETSXAQRHDLLGNPLRRDPETRWHGVPPADSGHQTLRVYSNGVVKIGKTLFSVTKRMGGRNINAVWDRDGIVFASTEGEIIAEXPWPLEGTKYVGLGKARARFRR is encoded by the coding sequence GTGACCACGTTCTGCGTTGAGCATGAGATCAGCCGCAAGACGTTCTATAAGATCAAGGCCAGGGCCCGTGATGAGGGCCAGGCTGCTGCCTTGGAGCCACGCTCTCGCCGGCCGAAGAACTCGCCCACGCAAGTTTCTGAGGACCGCAAGGACGAAGCGGCCAAGGTACGCGCCGCCCTGGAAAGCTCGGGGCTGGACCATGGCCCGATCAGCGTGCACGACAAAATNGGTGGCCTTGGGATGGATGCCCCGTCCGAGTCGTCGCTGGCACGGATCTTCCGGGAGAGNGGTGTGGCCCGGGTGGAGCCGAAGAAGAAGCCCCGTGCCGCGCACCGCAGGTTTGTCTATCCTGCCCCGAATGCCTGCTGGCAATTGGACGCCACCGAGTATGTGCTCACCGGTGGGCGCAAGTGCGTGATCTTCCAGCTCCAGGATGATCATTCCCGTCTCGCGGTCGCCACCCACGTCGCCTCCGGGGAAACCAGCGAGGCGGCCCTGGCGGTCGTGAAGAAAGGCATCGCAGCCCGCGGGGTTCCACAAAGATTATTGACTGACAACGGGGTGGCGTTGAATCCCTCACGCCGCGGCTGGGAAGGCCAGCTGGTCAGCTACGTCTCCTCGCTAGGGGTCGAGGCGATCACCGGCAAACCCTACAAGCCGACCACGCAAGGAAAGAATGAGCGGTTTCATCAGACCTTGTTCCGGTGGCTGGACAAGCAGCCATTAGCCCACACCCACGCTGAGCTTCAGGCGCAGGTCGACCGATTTGACCAGATCTACAACACAGAGCGTCCGCACCAGGGGCTGCCCGGGCGCATCACCCCGCAACAGTCCTGGGACGCCACGGCCGTCGCCGAAGCACCCCGACCGAAACCCGTACCGAGTCTTCCCCAGCCACAGCTGCCACTGCCAGCAGCCCAGCCCTGGCATGCGCCCGACGCTGCAGCGACAGACTGCGCGGAAACGTCACANGCACAACGCCACGACCTCCTTGGAAACCCACTCCGACGGGATCCAGAAACTCGGTGGCACGGTGTCCCACCCGCCGATAGCGGCCACCAGACGCTGCGGGTCTACTCCAACGGTGTGGTTAAGATCGGCAAGACATTGTTCTCTGTGACCAAACGGATGGGTGGAAGAAACATCAATGCCGTCTGGGACCGTGACGGCATCGTATTCGCCAGCACAGAGGGCGAGATCATCGCCGAGTANCCCTGGCCGCTCGAAGGCACCAAGTACGTCGGGTTGGGCAAGGCCCGTGCCCGCTTCCGCAGATAA
- a CDS encoding ISL3 family transposase, with protein MIQPTQSCPDAATTLFNLPDYQVISVINDDGAGIRVVTVASDFPTACPGCAVLASRVHSRRTQRVRDILVAGHVKLMWAKRRLXCDEALCSRKTFSESTPQVPRFARSTARLKETLKDAVIDSGRASSEVAAAFSVSWWLVNTVVVAAAAALPSVDLLAPTRLGIDEHRYRSVRWLQDAQSKKWTRYEPWMSTIVDVDTGQVLGIVDGRDSRGIGAWLKARPTSWLSCIETVGIDPSAAFRKALRENLPDAAVSVDHFHMVLLANDMLTQVRQRVSGNRTGRRGLKTDKAWAHRQLLLRGYDTLSDAGKKRLDDVFATDDPSKELVAAWGVKEALRLMLSNNNPASVEDRKAFFERQVKAAAMKETDRLAKTVNKWWPEIQTLLATRVTTAKVEAANTMIXNHQRIARGFRNPINYQSRILLRSAARTVA; from the coding sequence TTGATCCAGCCTACCCAGTCGTGCCCGGATGCGGCGACGACTCTCTTCAATCTGCCTGATTATCAGGTCATCTCCGTCATCAATGACGATGGCGCCGGTATCCGTGTTGTCACGGTTGCCTCGGACTTCCCGACAGCTTGCCCAGGCTGCGCCGTCCTGGCGTCTCGGGTCCATTCGCGTCGGACCCAAAGGGTTCGGGACATCCTTGTCGCCGGGCATGTGAAACTGATGTGGGCAAAGCGCCGGCTCTTNTGCGACGAGGCTCTTTGCTCCCGGAAGACGTTTTCCGAATCGACCCCACAGGTGCCCAGGTTTGCCCGTTCCACGGCGCGGTTGAAGGAAACCCTCAAGGACGCTGTCATCGACTCTGGCCGGGCCTCATCCGAAGTCGCGGCCGCGTTCAGCGTCTCTTGGTGGCTGGTCAACACCGTCGTGGTCGCTGCCGCCGCGGCGCTGCCATCCGTGGACTTACTAGCGCCCACACGGCTCGGGATCGACGAACACCGCTACCGTTCCGTGCGCTGGCTTCAAGATGCGCAGAGCAAGAAATGGACCCGGTACGAGCCCTGGATGTCAACGATCGTTGACGTCGACACCGGACAAGTGTTGGGTATCGTTGACGGCCGCGACAGCCGCGGGATCGGGGCCTGGCTCAAAGCCCGCCCCACCTCCTGGCTTTCCTGCATTGAGACCGTCGGCATCGACCCNTCAGCCGCGTTCCGCAAGGCCCTGCGCGAGAATCTGCCCGACGCTGCTGTCAGCGTCGATCACTTCCACATGGTGCTTTTAGCCAACGACATGCTCACCCAGGTTCGCCAACGGGTCTCCGGGAACAGAACGGGNCGCCGCGGCCTNAAAACAGACAAAGCATGGGCCCACCGACAATTGCTGCTGCGCGGCTACGACACACTCTCCGACGCTGGCAAGAAGCGCCTCGATGACGTCTTCGCCACCGATGACCCAAGTAAGGAACTCGTCGCCGCCTGGGGTGTGAAGGAAGCCCTACGCCTGATGCTCTCCAACAACAATCCGGCCAGCGTGGAAGACCGCAAAGCCTTCTTTGAACGGCAGGTCAAGGCTGCTGCCATGAAGGAAACCGACCGACTNGCAAAGACCGTGAACAAGTGGTGGCCAGAGATCCAAACACTACTGGCCACCCGCGTGACAACAGCGAAAGTCGAGGCCGCCAACACCATGATCAANAACCATCAAAGGATTGCCCGCGGGTTCCGCAACCCAATCAACTACCAATCACGTATCCTGCTAAGAAGTGCCGCCCGGACGGTGGCATGA
- a CDS encoding DUF4145 domain-containing protein translates to MNIGVGQALSVPANFEHEVGGVAHWDHASPKEWAPHFVRGQDFPDVPEQIAAPASECHRTFSIGAVNSSVMLARAVIEAVAKDNGVAGKSLFAKIDALHAAGKIKDFTRETAHIIRAFGNDMAHGDFTASLDGEDAEGVLEFMDLILREVYQDPAKLTKLKAKAEARKASQP, encoded by the coding sequence ATGAATATTGGAGTCGGCCAAGCCCTGAGCGTGCCCGCCAACTTCGAACATGAGGTTGGTGGGGTTGCGCACTGGGACCATGCAAGCCCCAAAGAGTGGGCGCCACATTTTGTTAGAGGTCAAGACTTCCCTGACGTACCAGAACAGATTGCGGCCCCTGCATCGGAGTGTCACAGGACTTTCAGCATTGGCGCCGTGAATTCCTCCGTCATGCTGGCGCGAGCCGTTATTGAGGCCGTAGCGAAGGATAATGGTGTCGCTGGAAAATCGCTGTTCGCCAAAATTGATGCACTGCATGCTGCTGGAAAAATCAAGGACTTCACACGGGAGACCGCCCACATAATTCGCGCCTTCGGAAATGACATGGCTCATGGAGATTTCACGGCCTCCTTGGACGGGGAGGACGCTGAAGGTGTTCTAGAGTTCATGGATTTGATCCTGCGCGAGGTGTACCAAGATCCTGCGAAGCTGACGAAATTGAAGGCGAAGGCTGAAGCTCGGAAAGCATCTCAGCCGTAG
- a CDS encoding epoxide hydrolase family protein, protein MKEKITVITPFKVDVPEATLKDIYERVATHKWGYMPSEGGWDYGTNMDYLKELSDYWLTGFDWRKQEARINEFSQFTATVDGMAIHYIHVKGSGSVSRPLLLAHGWPGSIVEFLNIIEPLAHPERFGGREEDAFDVIAPSLPGFAFSDRPSKPMGPRAMAKVLNTLMTDVLGYGKYFAQGGDWGSAICSWLGYDHSESCRAIHINFPTMRHIDGPQTSEELEWHDQLAERLAPEDGYRTIQATKPQTLSYAMADSPVGVAAWIVEKFRSWSDLRDAGFDEVHQKDDLLTNIMVYVATESFNSASWIYYGRRIEGGRALGTDGRRMDIPCGMALFPKDTLPWPPKTYYDRLYNXQRWTEMSKGGHFAAMEQPEALLQDVRSFFHEVSFKTNSSILPRGRCAVLEAWPSRRR, encoded by the coding sequence ATGAAGGAGAAAATTACTGTGATTACACCGTTTAAAGTCGATGTCCCAGAGGCTACGCTAAAGGATATTTATGAAAGAGTCGCCACGCATAAGTGGGGATATATGCCTAGTGAAGGAGGCTGGGATTATGGCACGAATATGGATTACCTCAAGGAACTATCAGACTATTGGTTAACAGGCTTTGACTGGCGCAAGCAGGAAGCTCGGATCAACGAATTCTCCCAGTTTACTGCGACGGTCGACGGTATGGCGATCCATTATATCCATGTCAAAGGTAGTGGATCAGTGTCTCGGCCGCTTCTTCTCGCGCATGGCTGGCCAGGATCCATTGTGGAGTTTCTCAATATCATTGAGCCATTGGCGCATCCCGAGCGATTTGGAGGCCGTGAGGAAGACGCATTTGATGTGATTGCACCATCGCTTCCTGGATTTGCCTTCTCAGATCGCCCGTCGAAGCCAATGGGGCCGCGTGCCATGGCGAAAGTGCTGAACACACTCATGACAGACGTTCTGGGCTACGGTAAATATTTCGCTCAAGGTGGGGACTGGGGAAGTGCCATCTGCAGTTGGCTGGGCTATGACCACAGTGAATCCTGCCGAGCCATTCACATCAACTTTCCGACGATGCGTCACATCGATGGNCCCCAGACTTCGGAAGAGCTTGAGTGGCACGATCAATTGGCGGAAAGGCTGGCTCCTGAAGATGGCTACCGAACAATTCAAGCCACCAAGCCACAAACGCTAAGTTATGCGATGGCCGACAGCCCCGTAGGTGTTGCTGCTTGGATTGTAGAGAAGTTCCGGTCTTGGTCGGACCTTCGGGATGCAGGCTTTGATGAGGTTCACCAGAAGGATGATCTACTCACTAACATCATGGTCTATGTGGCCACGGAAAGCTTCAACTCCGCATCGTGGATCTATTATGGACGTCGTATAGAGGGTGGCCGTGCATTAGGTACGGATGGACGCCGTATGGATATCCCCTGTGGAATGGCGTTATTTCCGAAGGACACTTTGCCCTGGCCACCTAAGACATATTATGACCGCCTCTACAACATNCAAAGATGGACTGAAATGTCGAAAGGCGGGCACTTCGCAGCCATGGAACAACCTGAAGCGTTGCTCCAGGATGTTCGAAGCTTCTTTCACGAAGTCTCTTTTAAAACCAATTCGAGCATCTTGCCGCGGGGTAGGTGTGCAGTTTTGGAAGCGTGGCCATCCCGCCGACGGTAG
- a CDS encoding LysR family transcriptional regulator, whose protein sequence is MTSGNRSSARIEQWIQISSLSVLVGIADHGNLSSSARAAGIAQPNASRTLRTLERRLGYTLINRSTRGSTLTAEGLLTVEWAREVLNSLEKLSVGSQALASPASQELTVGASMTIAEYLAPAWISAFHEAAPRVNVKLKVMNSQQVIXGVRGSELDLGFVETPDVPSDFRFTEVWTDELAIVVGRGHAWASRKHPLMMDELANTPLVEREEGSGTRAFLDRVSPQTRAKPVVEFNSNSAICQCVASGMGPAVLSLLAVESALRAGKLVRVQLDGSYFKRALRAIWSQTSTLTDPAKQFLEIAQQAGPKS, encoded by the coding sequence ATGACCTCTGGAAATCGTTCATCCGCGCGCATTGAACAGTGGATCCAAATATCATCACTGAGCGTATTAGTGGGCATCGCCGACCACGGAAATCTCAGTTCCAGTGCTCGCGCTGCTGGTATAGCACAGCCGAATGCTTCTCGGACCCTGAGAACCCTTGAACGCCGGCTCGGATACACGCTGATCAATCGCTCCACCCGCGGATCAACTCTCACTGCAGAGGGGTTGCTGACTGTTGAATGGGCCCGAGAAGTACTCAACAGCCTAGAAAAACTGTCTGTCGGCTCTCAAGCCCTTGCTTCACCAGCGAGTCAAGAACTGACTGTTGGTGCGAGTATGACCATTGCCGAGTATCTAGCCCCAGCGTGGATCAGTGCATTCCACGAAGCAGCCCCGCGGGTCAATGTGAAACTCAAAGTGATGAATTCCCAACAGGTCATCNGAGGGGTTCGCGGCTCAGAGCTTGATCTAGGATTCGTGGAGACACCGGACGTACCCTCAGATTTCAGATTTACAGAGGTCTGGACCGATGAGTTGGCCATTGTTGTTGGACGAGGTCATGCGTGGGCTTCGCGCAAGCATCCCTTAATGATGGACGAACTGGCAAATACACCGTTGGTTGAACGCGAGGAAGGCTCTGGTACACGTGCGTTTCTTGACCGAGTCAGCCCACAAACTAGGGCCAAGCCTGTGGTCGAGTTCAATAGCAACTCTGCGATTTGCCAATGCGTAGCTTCCGGCATGGGCCCAGCAGTTCTAAGTCTGCTGGCCGTGGAAAGTGCTCTGCGTGCGGGAAAATTGGTTCGAGTCCAGCTTGACGGAAGTTACTTCAAACGGGCACTCAGAGCGATTTGGTCCCAAACAAGCACTCTTACTGATCCAGCCAAACAGTTCCTTGAGATTGCCCAGCAAGCAGGCCCTAAATCATGA
- a CDS encoding helix-turn-helix domain-containing protein, with product MIPPIGLPDKHHQESHFRAQRQEFLAAVARLGSIAAAAQDLGINRSTFQKWANVAGSGLNGCTSKPTGPVPCRHG from the coding sequence ATGATCCCGCCGATCGGGTTGCCGGACAAACACCATCAGGAGTCACACTTCAGAGCCCAAAGGCAGGAATTTCTTGCCGCCGTTGCACGCTTGGGTAGTATCGCAGCGGCGGCCCAGGATCTTGGCATCAACAGAAGTACCTTCCAGAAGTGGGCGAACGTTGCCGGGTCAGGTCTCAACGGCTGTACATCCAAGCCGACAGGACCAGTTCCATGCCGCCATGGATAG
- a CDS encoding aldehyde dehydrogenase family protein, translating to MGQVSLGSAEIVDQAVRSARAAFESGEWSKRTPAGRKEAMFAWIALLEAHAEELAALDCVDAGKPITECRENDIPAALETLRWHAEAADKVFGKVAPTGPEALGVITKGPIGVVGAVLPWNYPAAIFAFKVGPALAAGNSVIVKPAELTSMSAYLMVKLAHEAGIPESALLLVTGRGEDTGKPLGLHTDVDVVSFTGSTAVGRKFLEYSAQSNLKEVVLELGGKSPQIVFGDYYNLDEVVDNVLESAFLTMGQNCTAGSRLLVEASVKDELLDALMTQLRQWKIGDPADSQTQIGPMIEQAHFEKVLSYIHGASDEGATLIYREADENTFPDSWLVGPTIYADVTPQMSLFQNEVFGPVLAVTTFESEEEAIALANNTAYGLAASVYTSDLRRAQRVAASIKAGTVSVNGYSEGDISAPFGGHKQSGFGGRDNGLEAFDQYTQIKTVWYVN from the coding sequence ATCGGTCAGGTTTCTCTCGGTAGCGCTGAGATCGTCGACCAGGCCGTGCGGAGTGCGCGCGCGGCNTTCGAGTCCGGTGAGTGGTCCAAACGAACGCCAGCTGGCCGGAAGGAAGCGATGTTTGCGTGGATCGCTCTCTTAGAAGCACACGCAGAAGAACTTGCTGCTTTGGATTGTGTGGATGCAGGGAAGCCCATTACAGAGTGCCGCGAAAATGATATTCCTGCGGCTCTGGAGACCCTGCGTTGGCACGCCGAAGCGGCAGACAAAGTTTTCGGCAAGGTCGCGCCGACTGGACCTGAGGCACTTGGAGTGATTACTAAAGGGCCCATCGGCGTGGTCGGGGCTGTACTGCCCTGGAATTACCCGGCAGCTATCTTCGCGTTCAAGGTGGGGCCGGCACTTGCCGCTGGAAACTCGGTCATCGTAAAGCCAGCCGAACTGACCTCAATGAGCGCCTACCTCATGGTAAAGCTAGCTCATGAGGCTGGGATCCCCGAATCCGCACTATTGCTTGTTACGGGACGGGGTGAGGACACCGGAAAGCCGCTTGGACTCCACACCGACGTTGATGTCGTCTCCTTCACCGGGTCGACTGCGGTCGGTAGGAAATTCCTGGAATACTCCGCACAGAGCAACCTCAAGGAGGTAGTCCTAGAGCTTGGCGGAAAGAGCCCTCAGATTGTNTTTGGAGACTACTACAACTTGGATGAGGTTGTAGATAATGTCCTAGAATCTGCCTTCCTAACAATGGGACAAAATTGTACTGCTGGATCCCGGCTCTTGGTTGAGGCGTCAGTGAAAGACGAACTCTTGGATGCTCTGATGACCCAATTGCGTCAGTGGAAGATCGGAGACCCAGCCGACTCGCAAACCCAGATTGGGCCGATGATCGAGCAGGCACACTTTGAAAAAGTTCTCTCGTATATCCACGGGGCTAGCGACGAGGGCGCGACTCTCATCTATCGCGAAGCAGACGAGAATACCTTTCCGGACAGCTGGCTAGTTGGACCTACCATTTATGCGGATGTTACTCCGCAGATGTCATTGTTCCAGAATGAGGTATTCGGACCCGTCTTGGCAGTGACTACCTTCGAATCCGAGGAAGAGGCGATAGCGCTGGCAAACAATACAGCATATGGCCTTGCTGCTTCCGTTTACACTTCTGATTTGAGGCGAGCACAGAGAGTAGCTGCATCCATCAAGGCCGGCACCGTATCAGTCAATGGCTATTCCGAAGGTGATATTTCAGCACCCTTTGGTGGACATAAGCAATCGGGATTCGGTGGGCGAGATAATGGCCTCGAAGCTTTCGATCAGTACACTCAGATCAAAACGGTGTGGTACGTGAACTGA